Proteins encoded within one genomic window of Pseudalkalibacillus sp. SCS-8:
- a CDS encoding S9 family peptidase, whose translation MDQRKGVQIDDLLRLKFVSDPQLSPDGKRLAYVVKEINDDKKYQSHIYLMDVETKDMVRWTSGPSMDVHPRWSPDGSKLLFLSNRSEKKMQAFVISAKGGEPEQVTKVEKGISNPSWHPDGQSILYGFTVEEDQDSDEASLKGPIIVDKLKYKADGVPTLTTQSYAHIAMVSLKTGDVQVLTEGDTNHYYANFSHDGKAIVYARFAEDQPGSYMKSKIYLQEFGGKPVAISTLNGTVSHPVCSPDGRYIAYVGHNQKYGPATYNEIWVYNREKGTTQCLTDKLDIQIGDVMISDLHSVEASPNMKWCHNSEKLYFLASEFGNTELYSIDLYGNVEKIVEGDRHIFQYAMDDDSKDVYLAVSTPSHPGDLVRHDINSLLEEPITFHNEDLLSNITLSVPEPIQYASQDGTVIHGWMLKPNDFVSGKKYPMILYIHGGPHMMYGNTFFHEFQVLTAKGYAVLYLNPRGSHGYGQTFVDGCRGDYGGGDYHDLMAGVDHALDSYDWIDPEELYVTGGSYGGFMTNWIVGSTNRFKAAVTQRSICNWQSFYGVSDIGYFFTKGEIGAHMEEDPEKLWYHSPIRLVKNVETPLLILHGEKDFRCPIEQAEQLYIALKHQNKATRLVRFPDADHNLSRNGDPSMRMARLEQITGWFDHYRVTPQTSKMVNVQ comes from the coding sequence ATGGATCAAAGAAAAGGTGTACAAATCGATGATTTATTAAGACTGAAATTCGTAAGTGATCCTCAATTATCTCCTGATGGAAAACGTTTAGCTTACGTTGTTAAAGAGATTAACGATGATAAAAAATATCAATCTCATATTTATTTGATGGATGTTGAAACGAAGGATATGGTCCGTTGGACGAGCGGACCTTCCATGGATGTACATCCGAGATGGTCACCTGATGGCTCAAAGCTCTTATTCTTATCGAACAGATCTGAAAAGAAGATGCAGGCATTCGTCATATCTGCTAAAGGTGGAGAGCCCGAACAGGTAACAAAGGTGGAAAAAGGTATCTCCAATCCCTCATGGCATCCGGATGGCCAATCCATTTTATATGGATTCACCGTAGAGGAAGATCAGGATTCCGACGAAGCGTCATTAAAAGGACCTATTATTGTGGACAAATTGAAATACAAGGCGGATGGGGTACCAACTCTCACAACCCAATCATATGCGCATATCGCAATGGTTTCGTTGAAAACAGGGGATGTGCAAGTTCTGACTGAGGGTGACACAAACCATTATTACGCTAATTTCTCACATGATGGGAAAGCAATCGTTTATGCTCGATTTGCTGAAGACCAACCAGGTTCATATATGAAATCGAAAATTTATCTTCAGGAATTTGGTGGAAAACCAGTTGCTATTTCAACGCTGAATGGAACTGTTTCTCATCCTGTATGTTCACCAGATGGTCGTTATATCGCTTATGTCGGACATAATCAAAAGTACGGACCTGCTACTTATAATGAAATCTGGGTATACAATCGGGAAAAAGGGACCACACAATGTCTGACAGATAAGCTCGACATCCAGATAGGAGATGTGATGATCAGCGACTTGCACTCAGTTGAAGCATCTCCGAATATGAAATGGTGTCATAACAGTGAGAAGCTATATTTCCTGGCGAGTGAATTTGGTAACACGGAGCTTTATTCCATCGATCTGTATGGAAATGTTGAAAAGATTGTAGAAGGTGATCGTCATATTTTCCAATATGCAATGGATGATGACTCCAAGGATGTGTATTTAGCTGTAAGCACACCATCTCATCCGGGAGATTTGGTAAGACATGATATTAACAGCCTTTTGGAGGAACCGATAACGTTCCATAATGAAGACCTGTTAAGCAATATCACGTTGTCAGTCCCTGAGCCTATCCAGTATGCTAGCCAAGATGGAACAGTCATCCATGGCTGGATGCTGAAGCCGAATGATTTCGTGAGTGGAAAAAAGTATCCAATGATTCTCTATATTCATGGCGGACCACACATGATGTACGGGAATACATTCTTCCATGAATTCCAGGTGTTGACTGCCAAAGGCTATGCTGTCCTTTATCTTAACCCGAGAGGGAGTCATGGTTACGGACAGACCTTCGTGGATGGTTGCCGTGGTGATTATGGTGGAGGAGATTACCATGATCTGATGGCAGGAGTTGATCATGCTCTTGATTCCTATGACTGGATTGATCCAGAAGAGTTGTATGTTACTGGAGGCAGTTATGGTGGATTCATGACCAACTGGATCGTCGGAAGTACAAATCGGTTCAAAGCAGCCGTCACTCAGCGGTCAATCTGTAATTGGCAAAGTTTTTATGGCGTAAGTGATATTGGGTACTTTTTTACAAAGGGCGAAATCGGTGCTCATATGGAAGAAGACCCTGAAAAGCTCTGGTATCATTCACCGATCAGGCTTGTGAAAAACGTCGAGACACCACTTCTTATCCTACATGGAGAGAAGGATTTCCGTTGCCCGATTGAACAGGCAGAGCAATTATACATTGCTTTGAAGCACCAGAACAAGGCAACGCGACTTGTCCGATTCCCTGATGCGGATCACAACCTATCGAGAAATGGAGATCCATCCATGAGGATGGCAAGACTAGAGCAAATTACAGGATGGTTTGATCATTATCGGGTAACCCCACAAACATCCAAGATGGTAAATGTTCAATAA
- a CDS encoding STAS domain-containing protein, translating to MRENLRVIGEKIVENRYDVNKLAMELRMVEDPEVVQRIQNRSFSSMTAEEAEEFTATFVRYLGEAVYGDEKYYFELVTDWSKKAGELAVNEDVPLEESLDGLRFFRKAILQILKQEAEQVHLTIEDVIDICSIIDPLLDRCIYCFSLAYIADHKEVVRKAHANVQQLLMPIVPVSNGAAVLPIIGELDEERSHFILEKALEQCSKLKVTYLIIDLSGIVIIDTMVAHNLFRVVNALKLLGVTTIITGMRAELTQTVVSLGIDFKDITTYSSLQKALEAIGFIQRQLQVK from the coding sequence ATGCGTGAGAATTTGAGAGTCATAGGTGAGAAGATTGTAGAGAATCGGTATGATGTGAACAAACTTGCGATGGAGTTACGCATGGTGGAAGATCCGGAGGTTGTCCAGAGGATCCAGAACAGGTCCTTTTCTTCTATGACAGCAGAAGAAGCTGAGGAGTTCACTGCCACTTTTGTACGTTATTTAGGAGAAGCAGTTTATGGCGATGAAAAATACTATTTCGAACTTGTGACGGATTGGAGCAAAAAAGCTGGAGAATTAGCTGTCAACGAAGATGTGCCCCTTGAAGAATCATTGGACGGGTTGCGCTTTTTCCGTAAAGCGATATTACAAATCCTTAAACAGGAAGCAGAGCAAGTTCATCTGACGATTGAGGACGTGATTGATATTTGTTCAATCATTGATCCACTCCTTGACCGTTGTATTTATTGCTTCAGTTTAGCTTATATTGCGGACCACAAGGAAGTCGTTCGTAAAGCTCATGCAAATGTCCAGCAACTTCTAATGCCAATCGTTCCTGTAAGTAACGGTGCGGCTGTATTGCCGATCATCGGGGAACTTGATGAAGAACGGTCACACTTTATACTTGAAAAAGCGCTAGAACAATGCAGTAAACTAAAGGTCACGTACTTGATTATTGACCTTTCTGGTATTGTCATCATTGACACGATGGTTGCTCACAACCTGTTCCGGGTCGTCAATGCTCTTAAATTATTGGGTGTAACTACAATTATTACCGGCATGCGTGCAGAATTGACTCAGACTGTCGTTTCTCTTGGCATTGATTTCAAAGACATCACGACATATAGCAGTCTGCAAAAAGCACTTGAAGCCATCGGTTTCATTCAACGTCAATTGCAGGTGAAATAA
- a CDS encoding M3 family oligoendopeptidase, translating to MTFSEYHYERPDMIKFKKAFLALLKKFEQASSKVEQNERMKEIVQLRTEFESMMTICSIRHSIDTTDSFYKQEKDFFDEQAPVYEGYVNQFYRKLLQSKHRFYLEEEWGSQLFRIAMLSLNTYSEEIMQEMKEENKLTTQYSKLIASAKIEFDGKQRTLAQLSPFIQSKNRKTRKRASEAKYHFYAEHEEEFDLLYDQLVKVRSRMAHNLGYSNFIQLGYDRLLRVDYGECEVQKFREQVLKHIVPISQRLFERQRRRIGTPTLTYYDLPFNFKSGNPTPKGDPEWIIRNGKRMYAELSAETNEFFQYMNDNELMDLVNKQGKRSGGYCTYISKYKSPFIFSNFVGTSHDIDVLTHEAGHAFQVYSSRHLTIPEYAFPTHEAAEIHSMSMEFFTWPWMRLFFEEEAPKYWFSHLSGALTFIPYAAAVDEFQHFVYQNPEISPAERKRAWRKIERKYLPHRDYEDNDFLERGCFWYQQGHIFRTPFYYIDYALAQICAMQFWCKAYDDWEHAWSEYLYLCRQGGRMSFTELLKGARLNSPFEEDCVQSVVAPIVEWLEEIDDAAL from the coding sequence ATGACGTTCAGTGAGTACCACTATGAAAGACCAGATATGATTAAATTCAAGAAAGCATTTCTTGCATTATTGAAGAAATTCGAACAAGCCTCAAGTAAAGTTGAACAAAATGAAAGAATGAAAGAAATCGTGCAATTGAGAACGGAATTTGAATCGATGATGACCATTTGTTCAATTCGGCACTCCATAGATACAACGGATTCATTTTACAAACAAGAGAAGGATTTTTTTGATGAACAGGCACCTGTTTATGAAGGGTATGTAAATCAGTTTTATAGGAAGCTTCTTCAGTCTAAGCATCGTTTTTATCTTGAGGAGGAATGGGGCTCGCAGCTCTTCAGGATTGCGATGCTATCCTTAAATACCTACTCCGAAGAAATTATGCAAGAGATGAAGGAAGAAAACAAACTGACAACACAATACTCTAAGTTGATTGCTTCTGCTAAAATTGAATTTGATGGGAAACAACGGACCTTAGCCCAATTATCACCCTTCATTCAATCCAAGAACCGTAAAACAAGGAAACGGGCAAGTGAAGCGAAATATCATTTCTACGCAGAGCATGAGGAGGAGTTCGACCTTCTTTATGATCAACTAGTGAAGGTTCGTTCACGCATGGCACATAACCTTGGCTACTCGAACTTTATCCAGCTCGGTTATGATCGTTTATTAAGGGTGGATTATGGTGAATGCGAGGTTCAAAAATTCAGGGAGCAGGTGCTGAAACACATCGTGCCGATTTCTCAAAGGCTTTTCGAACGACAGAGAAGACGAATCGGCACACCAACCTTGACTTATTATGATTTACCGTTTAATTTTAAGTCGGGTAATCCGACACCGAAAGGGGACCCAGAGTGGATTATCAGGAATGGAAAAAGGATGTATGCAGAACTGTCTGCAGAAACTAATGAATTTTTCCAGTATATGAATGACAACGAATTGATGGATCTTGTGAACAAGCAAGGAAAACGTTCGGGTGGATATTGCACGTATATCAGTAAATATAAATCACCATTCATCTTCTCGAATTTTGTTGGTACCTCTCATGATATAGATGTTTTGACTCATGAAGCAGGCCATGCCTTCCAGGTTTATTCCAGCAGGCATCTGACTATACCAGAATATGCTTTCCCAACGCATGAAGCTGCGGAAATTCATTCAATGAGTATGGAATTTTTTACATGGCCATGGATGAGGCTGTTCTTTGAGGAGGAAGCACCGAAATACTGGTTCAGTCATCTGAGTGGTGCACTGACATTCATCCCATATGCAGCTGCTGTAGATGAGTTCCAGCACTTCGTGTACCAGAATCCAGAAATTTCTCCTGCAGAACGGAAAAGAGCATGGAGAAAGATTGAACGTAAATATCTTCCTCACCGTGATTACGAAGACAACGATTTTTTGGAGCGAGGTTGTTTTTGGTATCAGCAAGGTCATATTTTCAGAACACCTTTCTACTACATTGATTATGCGTTGGCACAGATCTGTGCCATGCAGTTTTGGTGTAAAGCCTATGATGATTGGGAGCATGCGTGGTCGGAGTATTTATACCTTTGTAGACAGGGAGGAAGGATGTCGTTCACTGAACTTTTGAAAGGGGCGCGATTGAACTCTCCTTTTGAAGAAGACTGTGTCCAGTCTGTGGTTGCACCTATTGTTGAATGGTTGGAAGAGATCGATGACGCAGCCTTATGA
- the deoD gene encoding purine-nucleoside phosphorylase, with protein sequence MSIHIGANKGDIAETILLPGDPLRAKYIAETFLEDVTCYNEVRGMLGFTGTYKGKRISVQGTGMGVPSISIYAHELIDSYGVKNLIRVGTCGAYQKDVKVRDVILAMSASTDSSTNRHRFGGIDFAPTANFDLLHDAYGKAVERGLEVKVGNVFTSDTFYNDTMDLAKQLADYQVLAVEMETSALYTLANKFGVNALSVLTVSDHVFTGESTSSEERQKTFNDMIEVALDTAVEHTS encoded by the coding sequence ATGAGTATTCATATTGGAGCAAATAAAGGCGACATCGCAGAAACGATTTTATTACCTGGAGACCCGTTAAGGGCGAAATATATCGCTGAGACATTTCTTGAGGATGTGACGTGCTACAACGAAGTACGTGGCATGCTCGGGTTTACAGGTACCTATAAAGGAAAAAGAATTTCTGTCCAGGGAACAGGTATGGGTGTACCGTCGATTTCCATTTATGCGCATGAACTGATTGACAGCTATGGGGTCAAGAATTTGATCCGAGTCGGAACATGTGGTGCTTATCAAAAGGACGTGAAGGTACGTGATGTCATCCTGGCAATGTCTGCCTCTACGGATTCATCAACGAACCGTCATCGTTTCGGAGGGATTGATTTTGCACCTACAGCCAACTTCGATCTACTCCATGATGCATACGGAAAAGCAGTAGAACGTGGTTTGGAAGTGAAGGTAGGAAACGTCTTTACAAGTGATACGTTCTATAATGATACGATGGATCTTGCTAAGCAGCTGGCTGATTATCAGGTGCTTGCGGTAGAGATGGAGACATCTGCATTATACACCTTAGCGAACAAATTCGGTGTAAATGCGCTTTCGGTATTGACGGTCAGTGACCATGTTTTCACCGGAGAATCAACGTCTTCAGAAGAACGCCAAAAAACATTCAACGATATGATCGAAGTGGCATTGGATACAGCGGTCGAACATACATCATAA
- a CDS encoding ABC transporter ATP-binding protein: MKRFGKTTVIHKTTLEIRKGEIFGMLGPSGAGKTTLVKMIAGIEKQSSGELKLFDMKMPSAQPIRHIGYMAQTDGLYHDITGEENLSFFASMYHLKGKEKKERLVHVLDLVDLTAHRKKLVRHYSGGMKRRLSLAVALLHEPDLIVLDEPTVGIDPVLRQSIWNELYKLKKKGMTILVTTHVMDEAEKCDRLAMMREGKIIAVGTPEELKQNTDTSSIEEAFLHFGGVQHAN; this comes from the coding sequence ATGAAAAGATTTGGGAAGACGACTGTCATTCATAAAACGACGCTTGAAATCCGGAAGGGAGAGATATTTGGGATGCTTGGTCCTTCTGGTGCTGGTAAAACCACGCTTGTGAAGATGATTGCAGGAATCGAAAAACAGTCAAGTGGTGAGCTGAAGCTATTCGATATGAAAATGCCGTCTGCCCAACCGATCCGGCATATTGGTTATATGGCACAAACCGATGGCCTGTACCATGACATTACCGGGGAAGAGAATCTAAGCTTTTTTGCCTCGATGTATCACCTGAAAGGGAAAGAGAAGAAGGAGCGTTTGGTCCATGTTCTTGATTTAGTGGATTTGACAGCTCATAGGAAAAAGCTTGTCAGACATTATTCAGGCGGGATGAAGCGTCGCTTATCACTCGCAGTCGCCCTGTTGCATGAACCAGATTTGATCGTGTTGGATGAGCCGACGGTTGGTATAGATCCGGTGTTAAGACAGTCCATATGGAACGAATTATATAAGCTGAAAAAGAAGGGGATGACGATCCTTGTCACCACTCATGTCATGGATGAAGCAGAAAAGTGTGACCGACTGGCGATGATGAGGGAAGGGAAAATCATCGCTGTTGGAACTCCAGAAGAATTGAAGCAGAATACTGACACAAGCTCGATTGAAGAAGCATTCTTGCATTTTGGAGGTGTTCAACATGCGAATTAA
- a CDS encoding ABC transporter permease — MRIKALTIRIIKQFFHDKRTLAMMLVAPLLILTIISLVFNGEDVVPVIGSDQLPKPIEDKLKEADVEWEEIKETEYDEAFQEGILDAWVTMVDQQLHITVEGSDPGMSQRILSLIQRSLQSEAGAMKQPEIEYYYGSEDMTSFDNFGPVLIGFFAFFFVFLIAGVSFLRERTGGTLERLMASPVKKYEVVSGYLLGFGFFTIIQSVLIVFYSIYVLDLLMIGDFLWVLVITLLCAFTALTLGTLLSAYAQNELQMIQFIPIVIVPQVFFSGLFDLEAISDWVSWIGPLTPLYYAADALRDVMIRGLGFEEIRLNLLVLFGFSLVFSIANMIALRKYRSF; from the coding sequence ATGCGAATTAAAGCCTTGACCATACGAATCATCAAACAGTTCTTCCATGATAAACGAACCTTAGCGATGATGCTTGTCGCCCCTCTGTTGATCTTAACGATCATATCACTGGTATTTAATGGGGAGGATGTTGTCCCAGTCATCGGTTCCGATCAACTACCAAAACCGATTGAGGATAAACTTAAAGAAGCAGATGTTGAATGGGAAGAAATAAAAGAGACTGAGTATGATGAGGCCTTTCAGGAAGGGATCCTCGATGCCTGGGTGACGATGGTGGACCAACAGCTTCATATTACTGTCGAGGGCAGTGACCCGGGAATGAGCCAGCGAATCCTAAGCCTCATCCAACGGTCTTTGCAATCTGAAGCTGGAGCGATGAAACAGCCAGAAATCGAGTATTATTACGGTTCAGAAGACATGACGAGTTTTGATAACTTCGGTCCCGTCTTGATTGGATTCTTTGCATTCTTCTTCGTATTCTTGATTGCTGGCGTTTCGTTTTTGAGGGAAAGAACAGGGGGAACGTTAGAACGATTAATGGCGAGTCCGGTCAAAAAGTATGAGGTCGTGTCAGGTTACCTGTTAGGATTCGGGTTCTTCACGATCATCCAGTCTGTTTTGATTGTATTCTATTCCATATACGTCCTTGATCTTCTTATGATTGGCGATTTTCTTTGGGTGTTAGTCATAACATTACTTTGTGCATTCACAGCTTTGACACTTGGAACATTACTTTCGGCTTATGCGCAGAACGAATTGCAGATGATTCAATTCATCCCGATTGTCATCGTTCCTCAAGTTTTCTTTTCAGGTTTATTCGATCTGGAAGCCATATCTGATTGGGTGAGCTGGATCGGACCATTGACCCCGCTCTATTATGCAGCAGATGCGTTGAGGGATGTTATGATAAGAGGACTGGGGTTTGAAGAGATTCGTTTGAACCTACTGGTCTTGTTCGGTTTTTCCCTTGTATTCTCAATTGCAAATATGATTGCACTGCGAAAGTATAGAAGCTTTTAG
- a CDS encoding TetR/AcrR family transcriptional regulator, with protein sequence MDVKGWADEFYQLLDEEKMTEKQKKIVQASIEVFAEKGYAGSSTSEIAKKAGVAEGTIFRHYKTKKDLLLSIVAPVMAKFMAPFIIKDLHKVFDQEFVSYEQFLRTLFLNRLTFIKKHLAVVKIMLQEIPFHPELKQQFRETVVDHVVDKVEETIVVFQEKGELIDLPPISIVRFTASSLFGYLIGRFILFPEHEWNDEQAVEQTIQMILYGVHRRPETEE encoded by the coding sequence ATGGATGTAAAAGGATGGGCTGATGAGTTTTACCAGCTGTTGGATGAAGAAAAAATGACGGAAAAGCAGAAGAAAATCGTGCAGGCTTCCATTGAGGTATTTGCTGAAAAAGGCTATGCGGGTTCTTCAACCTCTGAAATCGCTAAAAAAGCTGGTGTAGCAGAAGGGACCATTTTCCGGCATTATAAGACGAAGAAGGATCTGTTGCTCTCCATCGTAGCACCTGTCATGGCGAAGTTTATGGCTCCATTCATCATTAAGGATTTGCATAAAGTGTTTGATCAGGAATTCGTTTCCTACGAACAATTCTTAAGGACATTATTCCTGAACAGACTTACTTTCATTAAAAAGCACTTAGCTGTGGTTAAGATCATGTTGCAGGAAATCCCTTTCCATCCAGAATTGAAGCAACAATTCCGAGAAACGGTCGTCGACCACGTCGTGGATAAGGTAGAAGAGACGATCGTGGTTTTCCAGGAAAAAGGGGAGTTGATTGATCTTCCTCCAATTTCAATTGTTCGTTTCACGGCATCTTCGCTTTTCGGGTATTTAATCGGAAGATTCATCCTATTTCCTGAACATGAATGGAATGATGAACAAGCAGTAGAGCAAACCATACAGATGATTCTGTATGGTGTCCATCGTCGTCCGGAAACAGAAGAATAA
- a CDS encoding TspO/MBR family protein produces MNKKVIMLYLFSVLSYILMIVVNAAANLLPLNGQTTGEISNRFPVLFTPAGYVFSIWSVIYLLLAVWLVYLLFPKSVNHNVFQKTGVWFILSSLLNTAWIILWHYEYFNLTIVVMVGLLLTLIILYSKIQQSSGRNLLDRLPFSVYLAWISVATIVNTGVVLLYNDWSGWGLPDVTWTVILLIGGTLLAIGFAMKNEDLVYSIVFAWAYIGIAVKQKDYESVQFTAVGMAILLILFVIISFIRARRPNV; encoded by the coding sequence ATGAACAAAAAAGTGATCATGCTTTATTTGTTTTCTGTCTTATCCTACATTTTAATGATTGTTGTCAATGCAGCAGCTAATTTGCTGCCGCTAAACGGCCAAACGACCGGTGAGATATCAAATCGATTTCCTGTTCTCTTCACTCCAGCAGGATATGTTTTTTCCATCTGGTCCGTCATCTATCTTCTGCTTGCAGTTTGGCTGGTCTATCTCCTTTTTCCGAAGAGTGTTAATCACAATGTCTTTCAAAAGACAGGTGTCTGGTTCATACTTAGTAGCCTGTTGAATACAGCTTGGATCATCCTTTGGCATTATGAGTATTTCAACTTGACGATCGTCGTAATGGTAGGGTTGCTTCTTACACTGATCATATTGTATTCCAAGATTCAACAGTCTTCAGGCAGAAATCTGTTAGACCGTCTTCCATTTTCGGTCTATCTTGCATGGATTTCCGTTGCTACCATCGTGAATACCGGTGTTGTCCTCCTGTATAACGACTGGAGTGGATGGGGGTTACCCGATGTCACATGGACGGTGATCCTGTTGATTGGTGGTACGTTGTTGGCGATTGGATTTGCTATGAAAAATGAGGACCTTGTTTATTCAATCGTATTCGCCTGGGCTTATATCGGTATTGCGGTGAAACAGAAAGACTATGAATCGGTTCAGTTTACAGCAGTGGGCATGGCGATTCTTCTAATCTTATTCGTAATTATCAGCTTCATTCGAGCCCGAAGGCCAAACGTGTAA
- a CDS encoding class I SAM-dependent methyltransferase: MNHLQVLDKKGPTPYDETDFEFTEVFPSYRVDLRNPRNEMPDKFFNANLVSDWSQLSWDDIGKPYEVKTVSVERIEWEREHRQKMPVKTSWEYFNRSFHEWFVKDVPEEKSEAKRALKAHLKQFKARDVKESIGDLVRLSLWNYAHLVEDGIWDPRGKRALFEGLDVEKPNILFLGAAEGYEAMQLQAMYPGGQVVMVDYDPFCKTNRFTEFPETYPFLGVNPQTGSPRVWYKHQMNIDYVVEDIRNLKYGKEFDIVISVGLLEHVPDAYKEEILDFHRRFLKPGGYVIMTTPRNQWKSRMYYHVMADVMNHTYRELMDIRQMGLYVYQSGFDILRHGYMKVHNGIVAKPR, translated from the coding sequence ATGAACCATTTACAGGTATTGGACAAAAAGGGACCGACACCTTATGATGAGACGGATTTCGAATTCACCGAGGTCTTTCCTAGTTACCGTGTTGATTTACGAAATCCTAGGAATGAAATGCCGGACAAATTTTTCAATGCCAATCTGGTCAGTGATTGGTCACAGCTATCATGGGATGATATCGGTAAGCCTTATGAGGTGAAGACGGTATCTGTCGAGCGGATTGAATGGGAACGAGAGCATAGACAGAAGATGCCTGTGAAGACCTCATGGGAATATTTCAATCGATCGTTCCACGAATGGTTTGTAAAGGATGTTCCTGAAGAAAAATCAGAAGCGAAACGAGCATTGAAAGCGCATTTGAAGCAATTTAAGGCACGTGATGTGAAAGAGAGCATAGGAGATCTGGTTCGCTTGTCCTTGTGGAATTATGCACATCTTGTCGAGGACGGCATTTGGGATCCGCGTGGAAAGCGGGCTCTATTCGAGGGTTTGGATGTTGAGAAGCCGAATATTTTATTTTTAGGAGCGGCAGAAGGATATGAAGCGATGCAGCTGCAGGCGATGTATCCTGGAGGACAAGTTGTCATGGTTGATTATGATCCGTTCTGCAAAACGAATCGCTTTACTGAATTTCCAGAAACGTATCCATTCCTTGGTGTTAATCCTCAGACAGGTAGTCCGCGTGTATGGTATAAACATCAAATGAATATCGACTATGTGGTCGAGGATATACGTAACTTAAAATACGGAAAGGAATTTGATATCGTCATCAGCGTCGGTCTGTTGGAGCATGTACCTGATGCATATAAGGAAGAAATTCTCGACTTCCACCGACGCTTCTTGAAGCCAGGTGGTTATGTAATCATGACGACACCGCGTAACCAGTGGAAATCCAGGATGTATTATCATGTTATGGCCGATGTGATGAATCATACGTACCGTGAACTGATGGACATCCGTCAGATGGGACTATACGTTTACCAGTCAGGGTTCGATATCTTGAGGCATGGGTACATGAAGGTCCATAATGGGATTGTTGCAAAACCACGATGA
- a CDS encoding Ger(x)C family spore germination protein: MKKFLFGILLPLLLLTGCWDQHLIKDARLVYAAALDRTENGHVRGTVIIRGFVASGAESGGGSPQNEIVSGVGKNMRETRMNIDKKLSDSFTGAKTRVYLYSEVIGEEGLYPYLDIFYREPSSSLNGKIAITNGEAAKYLEIIRKGNTLVAEYIEELIISSEKNSILPRLDVQAILSKFMDPGSDPVLPYLVLHEEVPEIEVKGLALFNDDRMTGFINTNDATLLLTLMNKTNKFLRFSRKVHVDKRQDIENYITIDVYKSKSDMTLNNVSNHSFTVDFDVNLKANIIEYPSDNLGSKKEFKKLEGKLSTMLTKEMNQMIRQLQDANSDPLGIGRELMAFHPKVWKNLEWEKDYPNIPINAKVTVEITGNGILN, encoded by the coding sequence GTGAAAAAATTTCTATTTGGAATTCTTCTACCTTTGCTTTTATTAACTGGTTGTTGGGATCAACACCTTATAAAGGATGCACGCCTTGTTTATGCCGCTGCTTTAGATCGAACAGAAAATGGGCACGTAAGGGGTACTGTAATTATCAGAGGGTTTGTCGCAAGTGGGGCCGAATCCGGTGGCGGATCTCCTCAAAATGAAATTGTATCTGGCGTAGGAAAAAATATGCGAGAAACACGTATGAACATAGATAAGAAACTCTCTGATTCTTTTACAGGGGCTAAAACGCGAGTATATCTTTATAGTGAAGTGATTGGGGAGGAAGGCTTGTATCCATACTTGGATATTTTTTACAGGGAACCTTCCAGTTCATTAAATGGGAAGATTGCTATCACAAATGGTGAAGCAGCAAAGTATCTGGAAATTATAAGGAAAGGAAATACTTTGGTTGCAGAATATATTGAAGAACTGATTATCAGCAGTGAAAAAAACTCTATTCTACCAAGACTTGATGTACAAGCCATCCTTTCAAAATTCATGGATCCAGGTTCTGATCCTGTACTTCCCTATCTAGTCTTACACGAAGAAGTACCTGAAATCGAAGTGAAAGGACTTGCTTTATTCAACGATGACCGGATGACAGGATTCATTAACACAAATGATGCGACTCTACTTTTGACCTTGATGAACAAGACCAACAAGTTTCTTCGCTTTTCTCGGAAAGTTCATGTGGATAAACGACAGGATATAGAAAATTATATTACAATTGATGTATACAAAAGCAAAAGTGATATGACTTTAAATAATGTTTCAAACCATTCGTTCACGGTTGATTTCGATGTAAATTTAAAAGCGAATATTATCGAATACCCTTCTGATAATCTTGGAAGTAAAAAGGAATTCAAGAAACTTGAGGGGAAATTATCCACAATGCTAACTAAAGAAATGAACCAAATGATTAGGCAACTTCAGGATGCAAATAGTGATCCACTCGGGATTGGCAGAGAATTGATGGCCTTTCATCCAAAGGTTTGGAAGAACCTTGAATGGGAAAAAGATTACCCAAACATCCCTATAAATGCAAAAGTAACGGTTGAAATTACCGGAAATGGAATTCTTAACTAG